The DNA window GCCGGCGTCTCGCACGCGCCGGCGGTGGAGCTGGCCGAACGCCTGCTGGCGCTGGCGCCGCGCCAGGACGGGCGCGCGCCGCTGAGCAAGGTGTTCTACGCCGACAACGGCTCGGCCGGGGTCGAGGTGGCGCTGAAGATGGCCTTCCACTGGTTCCGCAATCGCGGCGTCGAAGGCCGGACCAAGTTCATCGCCCTGGAGAACGGCTACCACGGCGAAACCCTGGGCGCGCTGGCGGTCGGCGATATCCCGCTGTACCGGCGCATTTACGCGCCGCTGCTGGCCGAAGCCCTGTTCGCGCCCTCGCCCGACGCCTACCTGGCCGACCCCGGCCAGAGCGCGGCCGAGCGCGCGCAGGTCGCCGCCGCGGCTTTGCGCGATCTGCTCGAACGCCATGCCGGCGAAGTCTGCGCGCTGATCCTGGAGCCGCGGGTGCAATGCGCCGGCGGCATGCGCATGCACGACCCGTCCTACCTGCGCCTGGCGCGCGAGCTGTGCGACGCGCACGGGGTGTTCCTGATCGCCGACGAGATCGCGGTCGGCTTCGGCCGCACCGGCACGATGTTCGCGAGCGAACAGGCCGGGGTCATGCCGGACCTGCTGTGCCTGTCCAAGGGCCTGACCGGCGGCGCGCTGCCGCTGGCCGCGGTGCTGACCAGCCAGTCGATCTACGACGGCTTCCTCGACGACTCGCGCGAACGCGCCTTCCTGCATTCGCACAGCTACACCGGCAATCCGCTGGCCTGCGCCGCGGCGCTGGCGACCCTGGACATCTTCCGCGACGACGACATCGTCGTGCGCAACCGAGACACCGCCGCGCGCATGGCCCGCGCCGCGGCCGAGTTCGCCGGTCATCCGCACGTCGCCGACGTGCGCCAGGCCGGCATGATCGTCGCCTTCGAACTCACCCGCGGCGGCGACAAGCGCAGTCCCTTCGATCCGGCCGCGCGGATCGGACTGCGCGCCTACCGCGCCGCGCTCGAGCGCGGCGTGCTGCTGCGCCCGCTCGGCGACATCCTGTATTGGATGCCGCCGTATTCGATCGACGAAGAGGCGCTGGACCTGCTCGCCCGCACCACCCGCGAGGCGATCGACCACGCCGTGCAGGAGGCCGACGCATGCGCCTGACCCGAGTCCACGTCGACGCCGAACTCGGTGCCGGCCGCGAGATCGTGTTGCCGGAA is part of the Lysobacter firmicutimachus genome and encodes:
- the bioA gene encoding adenosylmethionine--8-amino-7-oxononanoate transaminase, producing MLTEPGADAAQAWRERDLAVLWHPCTQMREHPHTLPLLPIASGRGPWLIGRDGRRYLDAISSWWTNLFGHAEPRIAEAIAAQARTLEHVILAGVSHAPAVELAERLLALAPRQDGRAPLSKVFYADNGSAGVEVALKMAFHWFRNRGVEGRTKFIALENGYHGETLGALAVGDIPLYRRIYAPLLAEALFAPSPDAYLADPGQSAAERAQVAAAALRDLLERHAGEVCALILEPRVQCAGGMRMHDPSYLRLARELCDAHGVFLIADEIAVGFGRTGTMFASEQAGVMPDLLCLSKGLTGGALPLAAVLTSQSIYDGFLDDSRERAFLHSHSYTGNPLACAAALATLDIFRDDDIVVRNRDTAARMARAAAEFAGHPHVADVRQAGMIVAFELTRGGDKRSPFDPAARIGLRAYRAALERGVLLRPLGDILYWMPPYSIDEEALDLLARTTREAIDHAVQEADACA